From the Desulfopila inferna genome, one window contains:
- a CDS encoding class I SAM-dependent methyltransferase produces the protein MENTDLASQIEGARAYDSLFVPALFGQWASVLSQKLDLSSKLSVLDVACGTGILAREIFRSLEKSGRVVGLDPNLGMLAVAEEHESRIEWKQGVAESLPFDSNVFDMVLCQFGLMFFEDSQAAIKEFLRVLKPNGVLTLAVWDSIDNIPGYQTEHEIIKNIAGEDAAHAVAVPFNMGNKTKLQDLLVKAGATNVKVETHRGVARFPDISTMVNAELRGWLPIMGIQLDESVIQEILLEAESEMSKYTSIEKTVEFEITAHIATATN, from the coding sequence ATGGAAAATACAGATTTAGCGTCTCAGATTGAAGGCGCAAGAGCCTATGACTCATTGTTTGTGCCTGCACTTTTTGGGCAATGGGCCAGTGTGCTTTCGCAAAAATTGGATTTAAGTTCAAAACTTAGCGTATTAGATGTCGCCTGTGGTACCGGTATATTAGCCAGAGAAATATTTCGAAGCTTAGAAAAATCAGGACGGGTAGTTGGATTAGATCCCAACTTGGGCATGCTTGCGGTTGCCGAGGAGCATGAGAGCAGAATAGAGTGGAAGCAAGGTGTAGCAGAGTCATTGCCATTTGATTCTAATGTATTTGACATGGTTTTGTGTCAGTTTGGTTTGATGTTTTTTGAAGACTCTCAGGCCGCAATTAAAGAGTTTCTGCGCGTATTAAAGCCGAACGGTGTACTAACGCTAGCGGTTTGGGATTCTATTGATAACATTCCAGGCTACCAGACGGAGCATGAGATTATAAAAAATATTGCTGGGGAGGATGCAGCCCATGCGGTGGCAGTTCCATTTAATATGGGCAATAAAACCAAGCTTCAAGACCTATTAGTTAAAGCTGGCGCAACGAATGTAAAAGTAGAAACACACCGAGGTGTGGCACGATTTCCTGATATCTCAACTATGGTAAATGCCGAGCTTCGTGGGTGGCTGCCAATTATGGGTATACAGCTCGATGAATCCGTCATTCAGGAAATATTACTAGAAGCGGAGAGCGAAATGTCTAAATATACATCTATTGAAAAAACTGTAGAATTTGAAATCACTGCTCATATTGCAACTGCGACTAATTAA
- the ltrA gene encoding group II intron reverse transcriptase/maturase, which yields MNPSGGAVGRRVAGIPDPDEHLLEQILSRANLSQAWRQVLANRGAPGVNNMPIDDFIAFAQKHWVEIRSSIFAGTYKPLPVKRVEIPKATGGTRPLGVPAVLDRLIQQAIAQVLFPIFDPGFSETSFGFRKGLSAHDAVYQVRHYIREGYRVAVDADLAKFFDTVEHDVLMNRVSRKVRDKRVLKLIGAYLRAGVMIDGRLHETRKGVPQGGQLSPMLSNILLDELDKELEGRSHRFARYADDFVILVKSRRAGERVMASITQFLEKKLKLKVNQEKSKVAHTNEITFLGFAFSGAKICWSDKAFVRYKQRIKELTGRSWGVSMEYRLFKLAEYLRGWMGYFGKSELYRPIPEIDHWLRRRVRMCYWKQWRYCRTKVRELTKLGTFLRTAISVGLSRKGPWRLSHTLATQSGMTNQWLKDQGLLSVKDLWVNIHYPATAR from the coding sequence ATGAACCCGTCCGGGGGAGCAGTTGGGCGGCGCGTTGCCGGAATACCAGATCCCGATGAACACCTGTTGGAGCAGATTCTCTCCCGAGCAAATCTGAGCCAGGCCTGGCGACAGGTCCTGGCCAATCGTGGAGCGCCTGGCGTGAACAACATGCCAATTGACGATTTCATTGCCTTTGCTCAGAAACATTGGGTAGAGATTCGTTCATCCATCTTTGCAGGAACCTATAAACCTCTGCCGGTCAAGAGGGTAGAAATCCCGAAAGCAACAGGGGGCACCCGTCCTCTGGGGGTTCCTGCCGTACTGGACCGCTTGATTCAACAGGCCATTGCACAGGTACTGTTCCCGATCTTTGACCCTGGATTCTCGGAGACAAGTTTCGGTTTCCGTAAAGGATTGTCGGCTCACGATGCCGTCTACCAGGTGCGTCACTACATTCGCGAGGGATACCGCGTGGCCGTAGATGCCGATCTGGCGAAATTTTTCGACACGGTAGAGCACGACGTTCTCATGAACAGGGTCAGCAGAAAGGTGCGCGACAAGCGCGTCCTGAAGTTGATCGGCGCGTATCTGCGGGCAGGAGTGATGATCGACGGCCGACTGCACGAGACCCGAAAGGGTGTTCCCCAGGGCGGTCAACTTTCACCCATGCTCAGCAATATCCTCCTGGATGAATTGGACAAGGAACTTGAGGGGCGAAGCCACCGCTTCGCCAGATATGCCGATGACTTTGTTATTTTGGTAAAAAGCCGTCGAGCAGGCGAGCGGGTGATGGCCAGCATCACTCAATTCCTGGAAAAGAAGCTTAAGCTTAAGGTCAATCAGGAGAAGAGCAAAGTGGCTCATACCAACGAGATCACCTTTCTCGGTTTTGCCTTTTCGGGCGCCAAAATATGCTGGTCGGATAAAGCTTTTGTGCGCTACAAACAGCGCATCAAGGAATTGACCGGGCGGAGTTGGGGTGTTTCCATGGAGTACCGACTGTTTAAGCTGGCAGAGTATTTACGTGGCTGGATGGGCTATTTCGGGAAATCGGAGCTGTACCGTCCAATACCTGAAATCGACCATTGGCTGCGACGCAGGGTGCGCATGTGCTACTGGAAACAGTGGCGTTACTGTCGCACCAAGGTTCGCGAGCTGACCAAGCTCGGAACGTTCCTGCGCACTGCCATCTCTGTCGGTTTGAGCCGGAAAGGCCCATGGAGATTATCCCACACATTGGCCACCCAATCGGGCATGACTAATCAATGGCTCAAGGATCAAGGTTTGCTTTCTGTCAAAGATCTATGGGTAAACATCCATTACCCGGCTACGGCTCGGTAG
- a CDS encoding alpha/beta hydrolase — MRLEVISRSPKEQKHAVPILFVHGAWHAAWCWQDTFLEYFSEKGWEVHALSLRGHGQSEGREKLRWWSIADYVSDVEQIANSLDREPIVVGHSLGGFVVQKYLETHSAVAAVLLASVPPSGTLRFNLRVIRRHPLVWLLMNALMTAYPLVAKPEYAREWFFSPEISNEQLVSLHSRIQDESYRALLDVLLLNLPNPSKVKTPVQVLGAENDAIFSVEEVRATARAYGVEATIFPDMAHNMIVEPGWRDVADTIMRWAKSVSGS; from the coding sequence ATGCGACTCGAGGTAATTTCAAGATCACCGAAAGAGCAGAAACACGCCGTTCCAATACTCTTTGTTCACGGCGCATGGCATGCTGCGTGGTGCTGGCAGGACACTTTTCTTGAATATTTCTCAGAAAAGGGCTGGGAAGTTCATGCCCTGAGCCTTCGAGGGCATGGTCAGAGCGAAGGTCGCGAAAAGCTTCGCTGGTGGTCAATTGCTGACTACGTCTCTGATGTTGAGCAAATTGCTAATTCTCTTGATCGTGAGCCGATTGTGGTTGGGCACTCTCTGGGAGGTTTCGTTGTTCAAAAGTATCTGGAAACACATTCCGCAGTGGCTGCAGTACTGCTCGCTTCTGTGCCACCTTCCGGCACATTAAGATTCAATCTTCGGGTTATTCGACGCCATCCGCTCGTTTGGTTGCTGATGAATGCTCTGATGACCGCATACCCACTCGTTGCAAAGCCGGAGTATGCGCGAGAGTGGTTTTTTTCACCCGAAATTTCAAATGAACAGCTTGTGAGTCTCCATTCTCGGATACAGGATGAGTCGTATCGCGCGTTACTCGACGTCCTTCTTCTGAATTTGCCGAATCCATCGAAAGTAAAAACACCAGTTCAAGTGCTAGGCGCGGAGAACGATGCCATATTTTCCGTGGAGGAAGTTCGGGCAACTGCACGTGCCTACGGAGTAGAAGCGACTATTTTTCCCGACATGGCCCACAACATGATTGTTGAACCGGGTTGGCGCGACGTTGCAGACACAATTATGCGTTGGGCTAAATCAGTATCCGGCTCATGA
- a CDS encoding tautomerase family protein, with protein MPHIIIKLYPGRSEDQKAELTEKIVEQVVRIAKCEEKVVSVAFEEVEPKEWDEKVYKPDIQNKQNQLYRKPGYGPLSEI; from the coding sequence ATGCCTCACATCATAATAAAACTTTATCCTGGCAGATCTGAAGATCAGAAAGCTGAGCTCACAGAAAAAATTGTAGAGCAAGTGGTTCGCATTGCAAAATGTGAAGAAAAAGTTGTTTCAGTAGCTTTTGAAGAGGTTGAGCCCAAAGAATGGGATGAAAAAGTTTATAAGCCTGACATTCAGAACAAACAAAATCAATTATATAGGAAACCAGGCTATGGACCGCTTAGTGAAATATGA
- a CDS encoding methyltransferase family protein, giving the protein MSSNADDPKIAQAASLWQWIRLVAVYLFIPLVLLVCGGDLGWWQAWGYSLLIVAAGPGGRIWAERRHPGLMAERQNMEKAQSAKAWDKVLAPLMALSVSFPLVIVAGLDHRFGWSPAFPLLLIVPGFILIALGYAFAAWALAENSFFSSVVRIQVDRGHVVCDTGPYRFVRHPGYAGNLLALPGIVLALNSMWTLIPAAVALIIAVIRTALEDRTLQKELPGYRDYAQRVRYRLIPGIY; this is encoded by the coding sequence ATGTCATCGAATGCAGATGATCCAAAGATAGCTCAAGCAGCATCCCTTTGGCAGTGGATCAGGTTGGTTGCAGTGTATCTCTTCATACCGCTGGTTCTCCTGGTGTGCGGAGGAGACCTCGGGTGGTGGCAGGCGTGGGGCTACTCCCTGCTGATTGTTGCCGCCGGCCCGGGAGGGCGCATCTGGGCGGAACGGCGGCATCCGGGATTGATGGCCGAACGACAAAATATGGAGAAGGCCCAAAGTGCGAAAGCCTGGGACAAAGTACTTGCGCCGTTGATGGCGCTGAGCGTGAGTTTCCCGCTTGTCATTGTGGCCGGGCTGGATCATCGCTTTGGCTGGTCACCCGCATTTCCGTTGTTGCTCATCGTGCCCGGCTTCATTTTGATCGCGCTCGGATACGCTTTCGCTGCGTGGGCATTGGCAGAGAACAGCTTTTTCTCCAGCGTGGTGCGCATTCAGGTTGATCGAGGGCATGTGGTGTGTGACACCGGCCCTTATCGGTTCGTGCGGCATCCGGGCTATGCCGGAAATTTGTTGGCGCTCCCGGGTATCGTGCTGGCCTTAAACTCGATGTGGACACTTATTCCGGCGGCGGTGGCGCTCATCATCGCGGTGATCAGAACCGCTCTGGAAGACCGGACGCTACAGAAGGAATTGCCGGGCTATCGGGATTATGCGCAGCGCGTACGCTATCGGTTGATACCGGGAATTTACTGA